A single Penaeus vannamei isolate JL-2024 chromosome 22, ASM4276789v1, whole genome shotgun sequence DNA region contains:
- the LOC138865668 gene encoding uncharacterized protein isoform X1, with the protein MSQSNANRVGELTGLLLRHCQLKGTKRGELIYSQPFLHLPRPAFTARLPAPPAPPLRPPPGASGYDNGNDHDYGSGHIKGGSGYHNADRNSNGNGHVYANTGRY; encoded by the exons ATGTCCCAGTCAAATGCCAACAGGGTGGGAGAGCTCACAGGACTCCTCCTCCGGCATTGCCAGCT GAAGGGCACAAAGCGAGGTGAGCTCATCTACTCACAGCCATTCCTTCACCTCCCCAGACCAGCCTTCACCGCCAGGCTCCcagcccccccagcccccccattAAGGCCCCCGCCAGGAGCCAGTGGttatgacaatggcaatgatcaTGACTATGGCAGTGGACACATCAAGGGCGGCAGTGGCTACCACAATGCTGACAGGAACAGCAACGGAAATGGCCATGTCTATGCCAATACAGGAAGATACTGA
- the LOC138865668 gene encoding uncharacterized protein isoform X2 — translation MSQSNANRVGELTGLLLRHCQLPAFTARLPAPPAPPLRPPPGASGYDNGNDHDYGSGHIKGGSGYHNADRNSNGNGHVYANTGRY, via the exons ATGTCCCAGTCAAATGCCAACAGGGTGGGAGAGCTCACAGGACTCCTCCTCCGGCATTGCCAGCT ACCAGCCTTCACCGCCAGGCTCCcagcccccccagcccccccattAAGGCCCCCGCCAGGAGCCAGTGGttatgacaatggcaatgatcaTGACTATGGCAGTGGACACATCAAGGGCGGCAGTGGCTACCACAATGCTGACAGGAACAGCAACGGAAATGGCCATGTCTATGCCAATACAGGAAGATACTGA